The sequence below is a genomic window from Sandaracinaceae bacterium.
GGGGCGCGTCGAGCCCGGCGAGCAGCCCATCGAGGCGCTCCGCCGGGAGATCGCCGAGGAGTGCGGGCTCGCGGTCGAGATCGATCCACGGCCGATCGACGCCTACACGGCGCGGCGCGGTGAAGCCCCGATGATCGTCGTGGTCTACGCCGCGCGGTACGTGGACGGGGAGGTCGTCCGCAGCGAGGAGCACGACGCGCACGTCTGGTGGACGCCAGACGAGTTTCGATCCCACAGCAGCCTGACGCGGCTCGCCGACGCGGTGGATCGCGCCGTCACTCCCAGCTTCGGAGCTTCGACGTGACGTCGCGCCGCGCGCGAGGTCGACGACGCAAGACGATCTCCAGCGCCTGATCGCGGTCGGGGATCAGCTCGCGCTCCTCGGGGAGGTGGCCGCGCGCTTCGATCGCGAGCGTCATCGTCTCGCTCCCGCGCGGCAGCACGATGGGCGAGGTGACCTCCTCGCCGTCGAGGCGGAGCGTGGCGCGCGCGGGCGTGGTCCTGATCTCGACCCGGACCTCGCTGGGGATCTCCACGCCGGGTGGCGCGGCCGGCTCGACCTCCACGGCAGTCTCCTCGGGGACGACTTCGGGCTCGGGGGGCTCCGGCGTCTCGGTCTGCGCGACGTCGGCTGGCGCCGGGGGCGCGCGCAGGGCCCAGACCACGCCCACGATCGCGATGGCCGCCACCACGAAGCCGCCGACGATCAGGGCCGGGAGCAGCAGACGCGGGCGTCGGCGGGTGACGATGGTGCGCGCGCCCCCCATGACCGAGACCCCGCCCAAGCGCACGGGGCCGTCTTCGGTGGACATGGAGCGCAGGATCGCCTCGACCTCGTACGCGCTCGCGGGCCGCAGGCCGGGGTCCTTCTCGAGGAGCGCGCTGACGAGATCGGCCAGGCCCGCCGGCAGCTCGCCCTCGAACCTCTCGTCCTGCAGTCGGGCGTCGAGGCGCGGGGGCGGCTCGCGCAGGTGCATCGCGCAGAGCGCCATCGGGGCCTCGTCCCAGAAGGGCGGCTCGCTGGTGATCATCTCGAAGAGGATCACGCCCAGCGCGTAGAGATCGGCGCCGGGGCCGACCTCGCGGCCTCCCTCCACCGCCTCCGGGCTGATGTAGGCGGGCGTGCCCACGATGGTCGTGTCGGCGGTGAGCCTCGCGCCGCCGGGCTGGTCTTCGAGGACGCGCGCGATGCCGAAGTCGATGACCTTCACGCCGCCGCCGTCGAGCATCCAGATGTTGGACGGCTTCAGATCGCGGTGGACCACGCCCGCCGCGTGGGCCGCGCCGAGGGCCTCGGCGACGTCGGCCGCGATCTCGCAGGCCTGCGACGGCGTCACCCGCCCGTGCCGCGCGAGCACCTCGTCGAGCGTGTGCCCACTGAGGAGCTCCATCACCATGTAGAGCCCGTGGACCGGGTCCTCGCCGAAGTCGTGCACGGCGGCGGCGTGGCGGCTCGAGATGCGGCTGGCCGCGCGGGCCTCGCCGATGAAGCGCTCCTTGGCGCGGCCCTGCTCGACGGTGAGGATCTTCAGCGCGACCCGGCGGTCGATGTGGCGATCGACGCACTCGTAGACCGCACCCATGCCTCCCTCGCCGCGCACGCCGACGACCTCGAAGCGATCCGCGATGACTGTCCCCTTCGAGAGATGGGAGGTCGTCTCGGTCGTGATGGCGCCGGAGACACCGGACACCCCGGGAGCATGGCAGCGATGGGGCCCCATCTGCCACCGCTTTCCCCGAGGTGGCCGTTGGGGTCAGGCCGCGGACGCCATCGGCGTCCTGAGCCACTCGCTGGGCTCGCGCTGGAGGTGCGTGTGGAGCGTTCGCAGCTGCTCCTCCGAGAGCTCGGGCAGGGCGTGCTTCCGGTCCCACAGCTCCATCAGCTCTCGCTGGATCCGCGCCTGCGCCGCGGGCGAAGACCGGGTCAACGCCCGCTGGAGGCGGGTCTCCCAGTGCTCGAGTCGCTGCCGCGTCGCTTCCATCAAACCGTTCATGGCTTCTCCTGGTCCGGCCCTCCCGACGCGGGAGGGGCTGCCCAGGTGCTTCGCAAGAAGCGCACCCTCTCCTACACGCCCTCCTACGCACCTCGGGAGGGAGCGGGCTGCGTCTCGACAAGCCACGAACGTGCGCCGCCGCTCGGCGCGGGGCTCACCAGGTGATCATCGCCCCCTGAGGCATCATGCCCGCGTCGAGAACGACCCCCGTGCTCCCGCCGCTGGGGCCGTTCGCTTCGTCGGCGGCCCAGCCGATGAGGATCCCCGCCCCGACCGCGGCCACCGTCGCGCCGAGCACGCCCCAGAAGACCGGCTCCTCGAGGAAGATGGTGCCGCCGCCCAGGGTGCTGTCTCCGAGGTCGAGGTCGAGCCGCAGGTGCTGGTTGTGCTCGAGGACCACCGGCCGCACCACGGTCTCCCGATCGGGGGCCATCACCGAGACGGTGTGCTCCCCGGGCGCGAGCTCGAGCCGGGCGCTCGTGGTGCCCACCTCCTCGCCGTCCACCAGGATCTGCGTGCCGGCCACCTCTTCGAGCAGGCTGACCTCGAGCCGCGCCGGGTTGCGCGTCGACACGAGCTGCACCGCGCGCCGGAGCGTGACGCCGGGCTCGGCCTCCACCTCGATGAGCTGCGGCGCGTGGCCGTCGGCCTCCACACGGATGACGTGACTCCCGGGGTTCACGCGCGCGGTGCGCGCGCCGCTGCCCTCGAGGGCGTGCCCGTCGAGCATCACCGACGCGTCGGCGGGGATCACGTCCACGTGGACCTCGGCCACCGCGCGCTGCGCGTGGGCCAGCATGCGCTGCGCCTCGACGTAGGCCTCCCCTTCGGTGGCGATGTCGGCCTGCTCGCGGTACCGGTCGAGCGCCTCGATGGCCTCCACGTAGCGCTCGAGCGCGTAGTAACAGAGCGCGAGGTTGTACGCGGTGGTCGGCCGATCGACGAGGGCCAGCGACTGCCGGAAGGCCTCCGCCGCCTCGCTGAAGCGACGCTGCTCGGCCAGGCCGCGGCCGCGGTCGAAGTGCGCGCGCGCCTCGACGGTGTCGGGGTCCGGCGCGTCACCCTCCTGCCCGAGCGCGAAGCTCGGGATCAGCAGACAGACGGCCAGGAGCCAGGCTCGGGTCAGCGCTGACATCGGCCCCCCTCTCCGCACGTGGCGCCCAGCTCTTCGCACGTCATCACCATCTCACAGCGCCTCTCACCCTCGACACAGGTCCATCGTCCGACCGCGCAGGGGACGCCGGGGTAACACTGCTCGCCGGCCACGCAGGGCGGACCGGAGTCGGCCGGAGGAGGAGGGCCCGCGTCGGCCGGGCCGCCCGCGTCGGACGGCGTGGTCCCGTCGAAGAGATCGGGCAGCTCTCCGGTCGCGTCCGCGAGGGTCTCCGGATCCACCTCGGCGGGGACGCACGCGCCGTACAGGCAGCGCTGACCGGAGTCGGAGCAGGTCGACTCTTGCTCGAGATCGTCGTGGCACGCGCGGGCGAGCGGGACGTCGAGCTGCAGCCGCCGTCCCGGCAGGAAGCGCGTGTGCACCTCGTGCCTCGTCACGCTCTCACCCGAGAGCATCCCCGAGACGGTGATCACGACGGGCTCCGGGTCTCCG
It includes:
- a CDS encoding NUDIX domain-containing protein, translated to MPGFVLAVAAVVIREGRVLAMKRSATKDAGAGLWETLSGRVEPGEQPIEALRREIAEECGLAVEIDPRPIDAYTARRGEAPMIVVVYAARYVDGEVVRSEEHDAHVWWTPDEFRSHSSLTRLADAVDRAVTPSFGAST
- a CDS encoding serine/threonine-protein kinase, which encodes MSGVSGAITTETTSHLSKGTVIADRFEVVGVRGEGGMGAVYECVDRHIDRRVALKILTVEQGRAKERFIGEARAASRISSRHAAAVHDFGEDPVHGLYMVMELLSGHTLDEVLARHGRVTPSQACEIAADVAEALGAAHAAGVVHRDLKPSNIWMLDGGGVKVIDFGIARVLEDQPGGARLTADTTIVGTPAYISPEAVEGGREVGPGADLYALGVILFEMITSEPPFWDEAPMALCAMHLREPPPRLDARLQDERFEGELPAGLADLVSALLEKDPGLRPASAYEVEAILRSMSTEDGPVRLGGVSVMGGARTIVTRRRPRLLLPALIVGGFVVAAIAIVGVVWALRAPPAPADVAQTETPEPPEPEVVPEETAVEVEPAAPPGVEIPSEVRVEIRTTPARATLRLDGEEVTSPIVLPRGSETMTLAIEARGHLPEERELIPDRDQALEIVLRRRPRARRDVTSKLRSWE
- a CDS encoding PEGA domain-containing protein, which codes for MSALTRAWLLAVCLLIPSFALGQEGDAPDPDTVEARAHFDRGRGLAEQRRFSEAAEAFRQSLALVDRPTTAYNLALCYYALERYVEAIEALDRYREQADIATEGEAYVEAQRMLAHAQRAVAEVHVDVIPADASVMLDGHALEGSGARTARVNPGSHVIRVEADGHAPQLIEVEAEPGVTLRRAVQLVSTRNPARLEVSLLEEVAGTQILVDGEEVGTTSARLELAPGEHTVSVMAPDRETVVRPVVLEHNQHLRLDLDLGDSTLGGGTIFLEEPVFWGVLGATVAAVGAGILIGWAADEANGPSGGSTGVVLDAGMMPQGAMITW